Below is a genomic region from Gallus gallus isolate bGalGal1 chromosome 10, bGalGal1.mat.broiler.GRCg7b, whole genome shotgun sequence.
GGCTCCCAGAAATTAGACTAAAAAAAGGAATTGTCTAAACAgagctatttatttttagtctTGGCTGGAAGGTATCTAATTTTTAGTAAGGTCATGCAGAATCCAGAAGAAATGAGTGCCAAATGCTCATCCTCCTAAACCAACTCACAGTGGTTTTGTGTCTGAACAGCGGAGTCTTCGCGGAGGTCTTGTGTATCAGTGTTGTCCTAGAAAAttcaaaacagaagataaatgtAGCCATGTTTCTAAACCTTGTGGTCTGAATTAATTCCTAGCTGTGGGGGAGTGATAGAAGTACTTTATGAAGCCAGTAGCACTGTGTTCTTGGCTTCCCAAATTAGACTGATAGAGCCAAAGTGTCctgaaagaagcaaaactgcCCCACTGTGCAGTAAATTGAAACAAAGATTTTAGACTCTTTCCTAATAACCTATATATTCTCTAGATTACAGTACTAGAAACAGGTCTCATTAACAGTGGAGTTAATAGCTAGCTGAGGTGCCCAACTTTAACGTGAAATAAGATCATGAGCATCATTGTGTTGCAATTTTCTATCTCAAATGAGATTGATTACGGTAATTAAGGTACCCTTAATAAGCAGCTCAAGGTTTATGTCACTGTATTGTGCCGTATATTTTAAGAACATTAGAAGTGACCAAATGCAGCTGTTCATATTTCTAGATTCTGCTATCCCCAAATTAATGGGAAGCTTGAGAAGAAATAACTATAATTGTCAAATCAGGATGGAGGCAAGATAAAGAAATGCTGGCAAGTGCTGGCTTCATCCCTTCCTAGTTAAATACGCTTGTACCAAGTACTTTTTTACCCCTCTGCAGAATCTGAAAGGTAAGCTGAGTGAATTCTTTCCCAATTCATTTCTGCCTTGCTTGTGTTCTGGGGGACAGAGATACTTAACATAGTAATGATGTTgaagcttttgaaaaataattagaacaaaaaaattaatcacaGCAATCAAAGCTTTTAAGGCAACATCAGCCTCGCAGTCGTACTTTTGCTCGTACAGGGACTGAATGGATAGAAATTGTGTGCAACGTAACGTGGGTCCAACTTCTAAAAGCCCTTGTGCAATTCAACAGTTTTACAGGAGGTGGCAGCAAGACACTTGCTAGTGTCTTGTAATGTTTTGGTCTTGTTAAAATTGCTTCTTTACTGGGGGAGCGGTTGGTGCAATTAGCTCTCCCAAAGCACATTATGAGAAttggaatatttttattgtgattttttgtttgtttgtttttgggcATGGTTTTGGAAGGTTAGTTgtttgtgtagttgttgtgttgcCCAGGTAAGActtatttgttgttgttctatTCTTGTTGAGATACATGTCTTACTGTGCTTGTAACTTTTTGTTGAGCTTAATGATACAGAAGTAATGAAACTGTGGGAGGAGAGAAGGCACTGAAAGATACTTAAAACCATAGGGAAAAGATATCCTTATTTTGTGAGCTAAACTCTTGCTTTCGTGTTGCAACAACTTGCCTGCTAAATGcttatacacacacatactcaAAAGTTGGGGCTGATCTGAGGGGATTTGGAGGTGGCACAGACCAGCCAGGCTGGAATCATGTGCCTCAGCTGGGGGGTGGAAATGATTGACCTGCATGCTCAGCATGGAAGAGAAGGCACGATATGGAAGTGCTTGTCAGTTCTGTTTGTAACTCTATTTTGTGGGAAATGGCTGTGGCTTCTGCTGTCTCCGTTATGTCCAGCTTTCTCCCTAAATCTGCCTCTCAGGATGTGTCATCCTGCTGCATCCTTGTGCCTGTGCTACTCACTGTGCCTATCACCACTCAGGAGATAATCTGGAGTAGTCTGAGCAGCGCAGAGAGAGAACCTGTGAGCAGCTAACGTTACAGGGAAGTAGTGTCACAGTCTTTGACTGTGTGGGTCATGCTGATTGTGCTAAAATATCAGGCACCATCACAGAGCAGGTTAGGAATTGCTTACTGAGCCCAGGTCTGCATTTTCCTGCCAACCTGTGGATACTTCAGCAATTACTTTAACTCAGGTTAGTGCAACTCTGTGGAATGCTGAAACCGTTTCTGCATTTCACAAAAGGAAGGCTGTCTACCAAGGCACTAAACTTTCCTTAATCTTTCACTATTTCTGGGTTCTTCTTCTATTTACTAGAGGTGGTTCTCACACTTTATTTTGCCATGTGTGGTTTGAATTGTGGCTCCATTAGTCTGTACgtttggttctgtttttttccctttcctcagtCCTTTCTTTAAATCTTAAGTTCTCTGGATTTACTGGGTTACCTTTGCAGCCGTATTCTCAACTCTGTCTTCCCTGCCCTTTTGGTGGGCTGTCTATCTCATTGTGTTATCTGAATGTGGTCGCAGGAGGTCTATGTTGGAAAGCTCATCCCTGTTTTGTGATGGCACCTTTGCATTTTCAGACCGTCATTAAACTAAACTGCTTAAAGTTGATATTGTGAACTTAGCTTGCTTCTATGGATGAGGAATTGGCAAAGAATTCAATACCAGAGCTGTTGCAGCCATTTCAATAGATCCATGGGCATATTGAAAATATGTCGGTTTAATGCAGGTCTATTGTGCAAGCAGCATCTCTTTTTACCAGCTGGGAAACTTAGGTTAGGAATGTGCTTCAAGCTTGCACGCTGCAGTTTGTACTCTTTACCATCCACCAGGCAGCATCTGCAGATGTGAGAGAAGTGGTAACATGGCAGGCACCTTTCCTTCAGCAATTAGTTGCTACGTGGGAAAAGTCAGTTGATTTAGAAGTCTGGGGGAATTCAGTAAATTGATTTAGTTATTTTATGCTTCTAAAGTCGTAAATTAGATGAAGTTTTTGTCCTGTGTCAGGTCTGGGGGTGTATCTGTCTGATGACTTGTATTCTGCACTAACTTTTCTCTTGACTCCTTCCATACGTGGTTGCTTACATTCTTGTAACATCTAAAATTTTTGTAAAAACTATAAATTCAGAACAGATTCatcatttataaaaacaaactttATCAAGATAATCTAAAATAACATATATCCTACATGCTTTGGAAATCCTGCAGACCACAGAGAAACATTTTACCTAATACAGTATTACACCCTAAAAACAATACAGTCCTGCCAGACCACAAAACATCCGCAATTTGGGACAGCAGATGTTTCTACACATGCTTCTTTTTAAGACCAAGAAGCAACACAAGggaaactttaaaaaacaaaaaaaaaaaaaagaaaaagaaaaaaagttgaacattgagaaagaaatgtaatattACAGAGCTGGAGGAAAACTGGATGGACAGAGAGGTTTGGGTAATTGGCCTGAGAGTGCTAGGAAGATGTTGAAAACTATTTGTCAAATGGAAACATATGTATATGAAAGagaagttctttttttgtttgtgtaattCTTTCATAAATTAGCTTTTTCTTTACAATAGCATTTGCTGCAAGAATTgatttgaaattcagaaaatcCTGTCTTGCTGTGCTTGAGAAGAATAACATTCAATCATTCGATTATTTGTTTGCAGCACTGGATTACCCCATTGCCTTCTAattgtttcttaattttattttaacttcagcTGATCCCACGGTTAAGGACTTAATTGGAGGCTTCACTGCTCTGCATTACGCGGCCATGCATGGGCGAGCGAGGATCGCGCGCTTGATGTTGGAATCGGAATATAGGAGTGACATTATTAATGCAAAAAGCAACGACGGTTGGACTCCCCTCCATGTAGCAGCCCACTACGGCAGAGACTCGTTTGTCCGGCTCCTGTTGGAGTTCAAGGCTGAGGTTGATCCGCTCAGTGATAAAGGTACTACCCCGCTTCAGCTGGCCATTATCCGCGAGAGGTCAAGCTGCGTGAAAATCCTGCTGGATCACAATGCCAACATCGACATTCAGAATGGTTTCCTGTTACGCTACGCTGTGATCAAAAGCAATCACTCGTACTGCCGAATGTTCCTTCAGCGAGGGGCGGACACAAACTTGGGGCGCTTGGAGGACGGACAGACACCCTTACACTTGTCTGCTCTTAGAGATGATGTGCTTTGTGCACAAATGTTGTATAATTACGGAGCGGACACTAACACAAGGAACTATGAAGGACAGACCCCACTGGCTGTTTCAATAAGTATTTCTGGAAGTAGCCGACCCTGTCTGGATTTCTTACAAGAAGTGACAAGTATGTATGTAAGAAAAGTTAATCACTGGGCACGGTGTCCTCTAAAAGCCTTCTCTGAATTTAGCCCaggagaaaaatgctttctctCT
It encodes:
- the ASB7 gene encoding ankyrin repeat and SOCS box protein 7, encoding MLHHHCRRNPELQEELQIQAAVAAGDVHTVRKMLEQGYSPNGRDANGWTLLHFSAARGKERCVRVFLEHGADPTVKDLIGGFTALHYAAMHGRARIARLMLESEYRSDIINAKSNDGWTPLHVAAHYGRDSFVRLLLEFKAEVDPLSDKGTTPLQLAIIRERSSCVKILLDHNANIDIQNGFLLRYAVIKSNHSYCRMFLQRGADTNLGRLEDGQTPLHLSALRDDVLCAQMLYNYGADTNTRNYEGQTPLAVSISISGSSRPCLDFLQEVTRQPRNLQDLCRIKIRQCIGLQNLKLLDELPIAKVMKDYLKHKFDDI
- the ASB7 gene encoding ankyrin repeat and SOCS box protein 7 isoform X1; this encodes MLHHHCRRNPELQEELQIQAAVAAGDVHTVRKMLEQGYSPNGRDANGWTLLHFSAARGKERCVRVFLEHGADPTVKDLIGGFTALHYAAMHGRARIARLMLESEYRSDIINAKSNDGWTPLHVAAHYGRDSFVRLLLEFKAEVDPLSDKGTTPLQLAIIRERSSCVKILLDHNANIDIQNGFLLRYAVIKSNHSYCRMFLQRGADTNLGRLEDGQTPLHLSALRDDVLCAQMLYNYGADTNTRNYEGQTPLAVSISISGSSRPCLDFLQEVTMHGGLFLKVGTSRFGRPLLEISVMSVKLVCCGQWLTHIFIPFCLMGLWLHEA